A genome region from Tolypothrix sp. PCC 7712 includes the following:
- a CDS encoding filamentous hemagglutinin N-terminal domain-containing protein: protein MRINYKESNLWFQLLLTALTTGLFTWDISSALAQVTSDGTTNTTVNANGNDFFILNGIEKGNNLFHSFSNFSVPTGGSATFDLTNTPNIITIFSRVTGGNVSNIDGLIRTLSSNNNPVSLFLMNPSGIIFGPNASLNIGGSFVGTTASSIKFSDGTEFSAVNSTEAPLLTMSVPVGLQMGQNPGKITVEGNGHRLTSGIFTPADRSNNPIELQVEIGNTLMLIGGAVNFSGGIVSTNGGGHLEVGSVSESQVKLKPTITGWQGDYSAVQKFNNIHLANQSLLDASGSNGSIQLQGRNINLSDGSAILLQNLDAQTSGGITLKATESLNLTGNITDGSIGSIIQSDNLGTGQIGDITISAKQLSIQNGGQIATKIFNQGSGGNIKANIADLIVLDGFAPSNGNKSSLATYTLSSTHAGNLTVSSGNVKLLDGAIFSVTAGAGKSGIVQINAKDLIEIAGNNPITLSPTTIGSSTVSSGNADDTLINTSRLVVRDGGFLGSTTLTTGSAGSVIINASEYVRIQGTAAGSVLPSRIVSNAEIADPITQAVFGFPPFPKGDAGSLTINTPSLQVKDGAYASVRNEGLGNAGDLRINANSIFLDNQSSITASTASGNGGNVGLSLQDYLLMRHGSFISATAASTGNGGNLSINAPVIIGLENSDIIANAVQGRGGNIDISTQGVIGLEFRNTLTPRTDQTNDITASSQFNVNGTVDINNIGVDPNSGLVELPANVTDSSKLIATGCSNNNGSSFVATGRGGIPENPTQEVRSDRTWSDTRDISAFHKTQSVPEQIPTKPQVLVQATGWRRNANGKIELVANQSPSQVQAALTCAAVAK, encoded by the coding sequence ATGAGAATTAACTACAAAGAATCAAATCTCTGGTTTCAATTGTTGTTAACAGCCTTGACCACTGGCTTGTTCACTTGGGACATATCATCAGCCTTGGCTCAGGTAACATCGGATGGCACAACTAACACTACTGTCAACGCCAATGGAAATGATTTTTTTATTCTCAATGGTATTGAGAAAGGAAATAATTTATTTCACAGCTTCAGTAATTTCTCAGTACCGACAGGTGGCAGTGCCACCTTTGATTTAACCAATACGCCAAATATTATAACGATATTTAGCCGAGTCACAGGTGGTAATGTTTCTAATATAGACGGGTTAATTCGGACGCTCAGTAGCAATAATAACCCAGTCAGTTTATTTTTGATGAATCCTTCGGGGATTATATTCGGGCCAAATGCCAGCCTAAATATCGGTGGTTCCTTCGTCGGAACAACAGCAAGTAGTATTAAATTTAGCGATGGAACAGAATTTAGTGCAGTCAATTCCACTGAAGCACCGTTGTTAACCATGAGTGTACCCGTGGGGTTGCAAATGGGGCAGAATCCAGGAAAAATTACTGTAGAAGGGAATGGACATCGCCTGACTAGCGGAATTTTTACCCCGGCAGATCGCAGCAATAATCCTATTGAGTTACAAGTAGAGATAGGCAATACACTGATGCTCATCGGTGGTGCAGTTAATTTTTCCGGTGGGATTGTTAGCACTAATGGAGGTGGACATCTAGAAGTAGGGAGTGTGAGCGAGAGTCAAGTCAAACTCAAACCTACTATTACAGGATGGCAGGGAGATTATTCAGCAGTACAAAAATTCAACAATATCCACCTTGCAAACCAATCGCTGCTTGATGCCAGTGGTAGCAATGGCTCGATTCAACTGCAAGGGCGAAATATCAACTTGAGCGATGGTTCTGCGATTTTGCTGCAAAACTTAGACGCACAAACTTCTGGCGGAATTACACTCAAGGCAACTGAGTCCCTGAATCTCACGGGGAATATCACCGATGGCAGTATTGGAAGTATTATCCAAAGTGATAATTTAGGAACGGGTCAAATAGGTGATATAACCATCTCTGCCAAACAGCTATCCATCCAAAATGGTGGACAAATCGCTACCAAGATATTTAATCAAGGCTCTGGTGGCAATATTAAAGCCAATATTGCAGACTTAATCGTTTTAGATGGTTTTGCCCCCAGCAATGGTAACAAGTCTAGTTTGGCAACATACACATTGAGTTCTACCCATGCAGGCAATCTTACAGTCTCATCTGGCAACGTCAAGCTTTTGGATGGAGCTATTTTCTCTGTCACCGCAGGTGCAGGAAAAAGTGGGATAGTGCAAATTAATGCAAAAGATCTAATCGAAATAGCGGGAAACAACCCTATCACACTTTCACCAACTACCATAGGTTCATCAACGGTAAGTTCTGGCAATGCCGATGATACATTAATCAACACATCCAGATTAGTGGTTCGAGATGGGGGATTTCTAGGGTCTACTACCCTGACTACTGGTTCGGCTGGTAGTGTCATAATTAACGCTTCTGAGTACGTGCGTATTCAGGGTACAGCCGCAGGTTCAGTATTACCGAGCCGCATTGTTTCCAATGCCGAGATAGCCGATCCCATCACTCAAGCTGTCTTTGGATTCCCTCCCTTTCCCAAAGGTGACGCAGGTTCTCTCACTATTAACACACCTTCATTGCAGGTCAAAGATGGGGCATATGCATCTGTGCGAAACGAGGGACTCGGTAACGCGGGGGATTTGCGAATTAACGCTAACTCGATTTTTCTAGATAACCAAAGTAGTATCACTGCATCAACCGCCTCTGGAAATGGCGGAAATGTCGGATTAAGTTTGCAAGATTATCTGTTAATGCGGCATGGTAGCTTTATTTCTGCTACTGCTGCGAGTACAGGGAATGGTGGGAACTTGTCAATTAATGCACCTGTGATTATTGGGTTAGAAAACAGCGATATCATCGCCAATGCTGTTCAAGGTCGTGGTGGCAATATTGACATCTCCACACAAGGTGTTATTGGTCTAGAGTTTCGCAATACCCTGACTCCTCGCACAGACCAAACAAATGATATCACTGCTAGTTCCCAGTTTAATGTCAACGGCACAGTAGACATTAATAATATTGGTGTTGACCCTAATTCTGGCTTAGTTGAATTACCTGCAAATGTAACTGATTCATCTAAGCTTATTGCTACAGGTTGTTCTAATAACAATGGGAGTAGTTTTGTCGCCACAGGTCGGGGTGGGATACCAGAAAATCCCACTCAAGAAGTGAGGAGCGATCGCACTTGGTCTGATACCCGTGATATATCTGCGTTCCACAAAACACAATCAGTACCAGAGCAAATACCTACGAAACCACAAGTTCTTGTGCAAGCAACTGGCTGGCGACGTAACGCCAACGGCAAAATTGAGTTAGTTGCTAATCAATCACCTAGTCAGGTACAAGCAGCATTAACCTGTGCTGCAGTTGCTAAATAA